The following are encoded together in the Serratia sp. UGAL515B_01 genome:
- the fdhF gene encoding formate dehydrogenase subunit alpha gives MEKITTVCPYCGAGCKMKLVVNNGKIIRAEAANGVTNQGELCLKGYYGWDFLNDTKLLTPRLSQPLIRREKGGKFEAVSWDEAIRYTALRLKEIKQKYGPGAIMHTGSSRGTGNETNYVMQKFARAVIGTNNIDCCARVCHGPSVAGLKATLGNGAMSNSIGDIENSKCLLIIGYNCAESHPIVARRVLKAKEKGAKIVVCDPRRIETARIADQHLQINNGCNMALINAFAYVLIEENLYDRDYVAKYTEGFDAYRQQLADYAPEAVEHLTGVSAQQIRQAMRTYASAPSATIMWGMGVTQFGQAVDVVKGIASLALLTGNLGRANVGVGPVRGQNNVQGACDMGVLPNEFPGYQAVTDANVRAKFAKAWGIDAAKMDPEVGYRITEIPHLAHEGKVKAYYIMGEDPLQTEADLSMVRSAFDELEFVVVQDIFMTKTAEKADVILPATSWGEHSGIFSCADRGFQRFEKAIEPQYNVKRDWEIICLIATELGYPMHYDNNQQIWDEMRELCPLFYGATYEKIGELGHVQWPCTTLESPGTPYLYQDNLFTTPSGKGQLFATAWRPPAEVPDASYPLILSTVREVGHYSCRSMTGNCAALQTLADEPGFVQINPQDASALGIADQQLVWVASRRGKVITRANYNERINQGAVYMTYQWWIGACNELTQENLDPISKTPETKYCAVKVEAIADQNWAENYAQQSYSDMKARLRSAAEDLV, from the coding sequence ATGGAAAAAATTACCACTGTCTGCCCTTACTGTGGTGCAGGCTGCAAAATGAAACTGGTGGTCAATAACGGCAAAATCATCCGTGCCGAAGCGGCTAACGGTGTTACCAATCAGGGTGAACTGTGTCTGAAAGGTTATTACGGCTGGGATTTTCTCAATGACACTAAACTGCTCACACCTCGCCTGAGTCAACCACTGATCCGTCGAGAGAAAGGCGGAAAATTTGAGGCAGTCAGTTGGGATGAAGCCATTCGTTATACGGCACTGCGGCTGAAAGAAATCAAACAAAAATATGGGCCAGGCGCCATTATGCATACTGGTTCATCACGCGGTACCGGTAATGAAACCAACTATGTGATGCAAAAATTCGCTCGTGCGGTGATCGGCACCAACAATATCGACTGCTGTGCCCGGGTGTGCCACGGCCCTTCGGTCGCCGGTTTGAAGGCTACGCTCGGCAATGGTGCGATGAGCAACTCGATTGGTGATATTGAAAACTCTAAATGTCTGCTGATCATCGGCTATAACTGTGCAGAATCGCACCCGATCGTAGCTCGCCGGGTGCTGAAAGCTAAAGAGAAAGGCGCGAAGATCGTGGTCTGCGATCCACGCCGCATAGAGACCGCGCGCATTGCCGATCAGCATTTGCAAATCAACAACGGCTGCAACATGGCACTGATCAATGCATTCGCTTATGTGCTGATTGAAGAAAATCTGTATGACCGCGATTACGTTGCAAAATATACCGAGGGTTTCGACGCTTATCGTCAACAGCTCGCCGATTACGCACCAGAAGCGGTAGAACACTTGACTGGCGTCAGCGCACAGCAAATCCGTCAGGCAATGCGGACATACGCTAGTGCCCCTTCCGCCACCATTATGTGGGGGATGGGCGTCACCCAGTTTGGTCAGGCGGTGGACGTGGTGAAAGGCATTGCCAGTTTGGCTCTACTCACCGGTAATCTTGGACGAGCTAACGTGGGTGTAGGGCCGGTGCGCGGGCAGAATAACGTTCAAGGTGCCTGTGATATGGGGGTACTGCCGAACGAGTTCCCTGGCTATCAGGCCGTCACTGACGCTAATGTACGCGCCAAATTCGCGAAGGCTTGGGGAATTGATGCCGCCAAGATGGACCCGGAGGTAGGTTACCGCATCACGGAAATACCACACTTGGCTCATGAAGGTAAAGTCAAAGCCTACTACATCATGGGGGAAGATCCGTTACAAACCGAGGCCGATTTGAGCATGGTGCGTAGCGCGTTCGACGAACTTGAGTTTGTGGTGGTACAGGACATCTTTATGACCAAAACCGCTGAAAAGGCCGACGTGATCTTGCCCGCCACCTCTTGGGGGGAACATAGCGGCATCTTCTCTTGCGCCGACCGTGGCTTCCAACGTTTCGAAAAGGCCATTGAACCGCAATATAACGTCAAACGTGACTGGGAAATTATCTGCCTGATAGCCACTGAGTTGGGGTATCCGATGCATTATGATAACAATCAGCAGATTTGGGACGAAATGCGCGAGCTGTGCCCCCTATTTTACGGTGCAACTTATGAAAAAATAGGTGAACTCGGGCATGTACAGTGGCCGTGTACCACGTTGGAAAGCCCAGGAACACCTTATTTGTATCAGGACAATTTGTTCACGACCCCTTCCGGTAAAGGGCAATTGTTTGCCACAGCCTGGCGTCCACCTGCTGAAGTGCCTGATGCCAGCTACCCCTTAATCTTGAGCACCGTGCGTGAGGTGGGACACTATTCGTGCCGTTCTATGACCGGAAACTGCGCAGCATTGCAAACGTTGGCGGATGAACCCGGCTTTGTACAAATCAATCCGCAGGACGCGAGCGCATTGGGTATCGCTGACCAGCAACTGGTATGGGTTGCTTCACGCCGTGGCAAGGTGATCACCCGTGCCAACTACAACGAGCGCATTAATCAGGGGGCGGTATATATGACCTACCAATGGTGGATTGGTGCTTGTAATGAGCTGACACAGGAAAACTTGGACCCGATCTCCAAAACACCAGAAACCAAGTACTGCGCAGTGAAAGTAGAAGCGATTGCCGATCAGAACTGGGCAGAAAACTATGCGCAACAGAGCTATAGCGATATGAAAGCCCGCCTACGCAGTGCCGCAGAAGACCTGGTATAG
- the hypF gene encoding carbamoyltransferase HypF, whose translation MSHSGLLLRISGKVQGVGFRPFVWQLAEQLNLCGEVWNDSAGVEIRLVKPLDTDLFLHVLRHHAPPLAQIESIEQQAFTWLQAPTEFSIRASRSGSMDTQVIPDAATCPHCLQEMNDPENRRYRYPFINCTHCGPRFTIIRTMPYDRPATSMATFDLCPDCAQEYHSARDRRFHAQPVACEVCGPQLFCVTAEDTVRFRGEAALQHALAAMRSGKVVAIKGIGGFHLACDATNPQAIARLRVRKRRPGKPLAVMLPNASWLARCTYNTDLKQLEALLTSPAAPIVLVPLKQPSPFCPAVAPGLDEVGIMLASNPLQHLLMQAIQRPLVMTSGNAAGCAPALDNTQVLADLAGIADLFLLHDREILQRADDSLVRLLPDGYETLRRARGFVPDALPLPAGFPPQSPLLAVGGDRKNTFCLIQGNQAILSTHFGNLEREDVQQQWQQAINHFSQLYHCQPQRLAADIHPDYVSHQWAARQSLPTTPVLHHHAHLAACLGEHDWPMEEGEVIGLALDGIGYGQDGALWGGECLLFDYRRCRHLGGLPAVALPGGDLAATQPWRNQLAHFARFVTDWQSYPQASGLLARPWQPLLKAITAGINAPQASSCGRLFDAAAAVLGCAPEQQSWEGEAACRLEVLAQQSGPCPHPVTLPLQGNQLDLARFWHQWLNWKAPTSQQAWAFHDALATGFARLAKHFANQYSIHHVALSGGVMHNRLLRQRLQHHLAPLHVLLPHKLPAGDGGLAFGQALVACAQREAHSTLNPDRI comes from the coding sequence ATGTCCCATTCAGGATTGCTACTGCGGATCAGCGGTAAAGTACAGGGGGTCGGCTTTCGGCCGTTCGTCTGGCAGTTGGCCGAACAGCTCAACCTGTGCGGCGAAGTATGGAACGACAGTGCCGGGGTTGAGATCCGCTTGGTTAAGCCGCTAGATACCGACCTTTTCCTCCACGTTCTGCGTCATCATGCTCCGCCTCTGGCGCAGATAGAATCTATCGAACAACAAGCGTTTACCTGGCTACAGGCTCCGACGGAGTTCAGTATCCGTGCTAGCCGCTCTGGCAGTATGGATACACAGGTTATACCGGATGCAGCCACCTGTCCGCATTGCCTGCAAGAAATGAATGATCCAGAAAATCGCCGTTATCGCTACCCATTTATCAACTGTACCCATTGTGGCCCGCGTTTTACGATTATCCGCACCATGCCTTATGATCGCCCAGCAACCAGTATGGCAACCTTCGATCTTTGTCCTGACTGTGCCCAAGAGTACCATTCAGCAAGGGATCGTCGTTTTCATGCCCAGCCAGTGGCTTGTGAAGTATGTGGGCCGCAGCTGTTCTGCGTTACGGCTGAAGATACGGTCCGTTTTCGCGGAGAAGCAGCGCTACAACATGCGCTAGCAGCGATGAGATCGGGTAAAGTTGTTGCCATAAAAGGCATCGGTGGTTTTCATCTCGCCTGTGATGCGACTAACCCGCAGGCCATCGCACGCTTGAGAGTGCGCAAACGGCGGCCCGGAAAACCGCTGGCAGTCATGCTGCCAAATGCCAGTTGGCTGGCACGATGCACTTATAATACCGACCTAAAGCAGTTAGAGGCTTTGTTAACCTCCCCTGCAGCCCCCATCGTTCTGGTACCACTGAAACAACCTTCCCCCTTTTGCCCAGCGGTTGCTCCGGGGTTGGATGAAGTTGGAATAATGCTTGCCTCCAACCCTCTGCAACATCTGTTGATGCAGGCCATACAGCGCCCACTGGTGATGACGTCTGGCAATGCCGCTGGCTGTGCCCCTGCATTGGACAATACCCAAGTATTGGCAGATTTGGCGGGGATTGCTGACCTCTTTCTGCTGCACGACCGTGAAATTTTACAACGTGCAGATGATTCGCTGGTGCGTCTGCTACCGGATGGTTATGAAACGCTGCGCCGAGCACGTGGCTTTGTTCCCGATGCTCTTCCGCTCCCCGCCGGTTTCCCGCCACAGTCGCCATTGCTGGCGGTCGGCGGCGATCGCAAGAATACCTTTTGCCTGATTCAGGGCAACCAGGCCATTCTTAGTACACATTTTGGTAATCTTGAGCGGGAGGATGTGCAACAACAGTGGCAACAGGCCATAAATCATTTCAGCCAGCTCTACCATTGCCAGCCTCAACGCCTGGCTGCCGACATTCATCCCGACTACGTTAGCCACCAATGGGCAGCACGGCAATCGCTGCCGACTACACCTGTTTTGCATCATCATGCCCATTTGGCTGCCTGTCTTGGCGAACATGACTGGCCAATGGAAGAGGGCGAGGTTATCGGCCTTGCATTAGATGGCATCGGATATGGTCAAGACGGTGCACTGTGGGGCGGAGAATGTTTACTGTTCGACTATCGCCGTTGCCGTCACCTTGGTGGGCTCCCGGCAGTAGCACTGCCCGGTGGCGATCTGGCTGCAACACAACCCTGGCGTAATCAGTTGGCACACTTTGCACGTTTCGTCACGGATTGGCAGAGCTATCCCCAGGCCAGTGGACTTTTGGCGCGCCCGTGGCAGCCGCTATTGAAAGCTATTACGGCGGGGATTAATGCCCCTCAGGCCTCTTCTTGCGGTCGGTTGTTTGACGCTGCGGCTGCCGTGCTCGGCTGTGCGCCTGAACAGCAGAGTTGGGAGGGCGAAGCCGCTTGCCGCCTTGAGGTCCTTGCCCAGCAGAGCGGCCCTTGTCCACACCCAGTGACTCTGCCGTTGCAGGGCAACCAACTTGATTTAGCCCGCTTCTGGCACCAGTGGCTGAACTGGAAAGCTCCCACCTCGCAACAGGCCTGGGCATTCCATGATGCGCTGGCAACGGGGTTTGCCCGCTTGGCAAAACACTTTGCCAACCAATATAGCATTCATCATGTTGCATTAAGCGGTGGCGTAATGCACAACCGTTTGTTGCGTCAACGTTTGCAGCACCATCTGGCCCCGCTGCATGTATTGCTTCCACACAAACTGCCTGCTGGCGATGGTGGACTGGCTTTTGGCCAGGCACTTGTTGCTTGCGCGCAACGTGAAGCACATTCCACTTTAAACCCTGACAGGATCTAG
- a CDS encoding HoxN/HupN/NixA family nickel/cobalt transporter, whose translation MINRASFQTRARAFWLLWALIGVNLLAWVVAFMAFRHYPALLTAALLAYGYGLRHAVDADHIAAIDNVTRKLMQQGQRPVSVGAFFSLGHSTIVILACAAIAATSLTFGDHMGWLHLYGSTLGTLISSLFLLVMALLNWLIFRDVYRTFRRVKHGEKLIEQDIALITHNTGGVMNRLFSFAFNLVNKSWHMYLIGFLFGLGFDTATEVGLLGISAAGATSGMSVWSIMVFPLLFASGMALIDSLDNFVMIGAYGWAFNKPVRKLYYNMTITASSVVIALVIGGLEGLGLLADKLDLQGNFWRGVEILNSNMGSVGYAAIALFVVLWALSAFNYRRKNYDALTL comes from the coding sequence ATGATTAACCGCGCATCTTTCCAGACACGAGCCCGTGCCTTTTGGCTATTATGGGCGCTCATTGGGGTGAATCTACTCGCCTGGGTGGTGGCTTTTATGGCTTTTCGCCACTATCCGGCCCTGCTCACTGCGGCCTTATTGGCTTATGGCTACGGCCTACGCCATGCGGTAGATGCTGACCATATCGCCGCTATTGATAACGTCACCCGCAAACTGATGCAGCAAGGGCAACGCCCGGTCTCCGTTGGGGCATTCTTTTCACTGGGACATTCCACTATCGTGATTTTGGCTTGTGCTGCCATTGCCGCTACCTCTCTGACTTTTGGTGACCATATGGGGTGGCTACATCTGTATGGTTCAACGCTGGGCACGTTAATCTCATCGTTGTTCCTGCTGGTGATGGCACTGCTCAACTGGCTTATTTTCCGCGATGTTTATCGCACTTTTCGCCGGGTCAAGCACGGTGAGAAACTGATAGAACAAGATATCGCGCTGATTACCCACAACACCGGCGGCGTTATGAACCGCCTGTTCAGTTTTGCTTTTAATCTGGTGAATAAAAGCTGGCATATGTACCTGATCGGGTTTTTGTTTGGGTTGGGTTTTGATACCGCCACAGAGGTAGGATTACTGGGGATTTCTGCCGCAGGTGCCACGTCAGGCATGTCGGTATGGTCGATCATGGTTTTCCCATTACTGTTTGCCAGCGGCATGGCATTGATCGACTCGCTGGATAATTTTGTGATGATTGGTGCCTACGGCTGGGCATTTAATAAACCGGTGCGCAAGCTGTATTACAACATGACCATCACCGCTTCCAGCGTGGTAATAGCCCTAGTGATCGGTGGGTTAGAAGGATTGGGTTTGCTGGCCGATAAGCTGGACCTGCAAGGAAATTTTTGGCGTGGCGTTGAGATCCTTAACAGCAACATGGGCAGTGTCGGTTATGCTGCAATTGCCCTGTTTGTGGTGCTCTGGGCACTATCCGCGTTCAATTACCGCCGGAAAAACTATGATGCTTTGACGTTGTAA
- the ogt gene encoding methylated-DNA--[protein]-cysteine S-methyltransferase, whose translation MQTFFIDRMPTPIGELVLIGDESGHMRALDWTDHETRLMKLLNTHYRRVPFTLQEKSNPGGLTEIVQRYFSGELAAIDSVPVMTAGTEFQRTVWQQLRKIPCGEIITYGELARRIGRPTAARAVGMANGSNPISIVVPCHRVIGSQGALTGYAGGVERKHWLLKHEGFLQT comes from the coding sequence ATGCAGACTTTTTTCATTGACCGTATGCCGACGCCGATCGGTGAGCTGGTGTTGATCGGTGACGAATCGGGGCATATGCGGGCACTTGACTGGACAGATCATGAGACTCGTTTAATGAAACTATTGAACACTCACTATCGAAGAGTCCCGTTCACGTTACAGGAAAAAAGCAACCCAGGGGGCCTGACGGAGATTGTGCAACGCTACTTCTCAGGTGAACTGGCGGCTATCGACAGTGTGCCAGTGATGACCGCAGGTACTGAGTTCCAACGTACCGTCTGGCAACAATTGCGGAAAATCCCTTGTGGAGAAATTATCACTTATGGGGAATTGGCCAGGCGTATTGGGCGGCCAACAGCTGCACGTGCAGTTGGTATGGCTAATGGCTCTAACCCTATCAGTATCGTCGTCCCCTGCCACCGAGTGATTGGTTCACAAGGTGCTCTTACTGGCTATGCGGGTGGTGTTGAACGTAAGCACTGGCTGCTCAAACACGAAGGTTTTTTGCAAACATAG
- a CDS encoding FNR family transcription factor: MIPEKRVIRRIQSGGCAIHCQDCSISQLCIPFTLNTHELDQLDNIIERKKPIQKGQTLFKAGDELKSLYAIRSGTIKSYTITEQGDEQITGFHLAGDLVGFDAIGGLKHPSFAQALETSMVCEIPFETLDDLSGKMPNLRQQIMRLMSGEIKGDQDMILLLSKKNAEERLAAFVYNLSRRFAERGFSPREFRLTMTRGDIGNYLGLTVETISRLLGRFQKSEILSVKGKYITIENADALSQLAGAARINVSVSS; the protein is encoded by the coding sequence ATGATCCCGGAAAAACGCGTGATTCGTCGAATCCAGTCTGGTGGGTGTGCAATCCATTGCCAAGACTGTAGCATCAGCCAACTGTGTATTCCTTTTACTCTCAACACACATGAGCTCGACCAGCTTGATAACATCATCGAAAGGAAAAAGCCAATTCAGAAAGGCCAGACGCTGTTCAAAGCAGGCGACGAACTCAAGTCATTGTACGCGATCCGCTCTGGAACCATCAAAAGTTACACCATCACCGAACAAGGTGATGAACAAATTACCGGGTTCCATTTAGCTGGTGATTTGGTTGGTTTTGACGCTATTGGCGGGTTGAAGCATCCGAGCTTTGCTCAAGCGTTAGAAACCTCAATGGTATGCGAGATCCCTTTTGAAACGTTAGACGACCTTTCAGGTAAAATGCCCAATCTGCGTCAACAAATCATGCGTTTGATGAGTGGTGAAATCAAAGGCGACCAGGATATGATCCTGTTACTCTCGAAGAAAAATGCTGAAGAGCGGCTCGCCGCATTCGTGTATAACCTGTCTCGCCGTTTTGCTGAACGCGGTTTTTCGCCACGTGAATTCCGTTTGACCATGACTCGTGGCGATATCGGTAACTACCTTGGACTCACGGTTGAAACCATCAGCAGGCTTCTGGGCCGCTTTCAGAAAAGTGAAATCCTCAGCGTTAAAGGTAAATATATTACCATCGAAAATGCAGACGCATTGTCACAACTGGCTGGAGCAGCGCGGATTAACGTTTCAGTAAGTTCTTGA
- the uspE gene encoding universal stress protein UspE, which translates to MAMYQNLLVAIDPNQDDQPALRRAVYLVKRNGGRIKAFLPIYDFSYEMTTLLSPDERTAMRQGVISQRVAWINEQCRFYLADGVPIEIKVVWHNRPYEAIIQEVLSGNHDLLLKMAHQHDRLESMIFTPTDWHLLRKCPCPVWMVKDQPWPEGGKALVAVNLSSEEPYHDPLNLRLVKESLELAQNVDQTEVHLVSAYPVTPINIAIELPDFDPSVYNDAIRGQHLIAMKALRQKFHISEEFTHVEKGLPEEVIPDLAEHLKAGVVVLGTLGRTGISAAFIGNTAEHVIDHLKCDLLALKPEGFNCPIVLDVNDEHND; encoded by the coding sequence ATGGCGATGTATCAGAATCTTCTGGTGGCTATTGACCCTAATCAGGACGACCAACCGGCACTCCGCCGTGCGGTTTATCTGGTCAAGCGGAACGGTGGGCGTATTAAAGCCTTCCTTCCTATTTATGACTTCTCTTACGAAATGACCACCCTCCTTTCCCCCGATGAGAGGACAGCAATGCGGCAAGGCGTGATTAGCCAACGCGTAGCGTGGATCAATGAACAATGTCGTTTCTATCTTGCCGACGGTGTCCCCATCGAAATAAAGGTGGTGTGGCACAACAGACCTTACGAGGCAATCATTCAAGAAGTCTTGAGCGGCAATCACGATTTATTATTGAAGATGGCCCATCAGCACGACAGACTGGAGTCGATGATTTTTACACCAACCGATTGGCACCTGTTGCGGAAATGTCCTTGCCCAGTTTGGATGGTAAAAGATCAGCCTTGGCCTGAGGGGGGAAAAGCGTTAGTGGCAGTTAACCTCTCCAGTGAAGAACCTTATCACGACCCGCTTAACCTTAGATTGGTAAAGGAAAGCCTGGAACTGGCACAAAACGTCGATCAGACCGAAGTTCATCTGGTCAGTGCCTATCCGGTTACACCTATCAATATCGCCATCGAGTTACCTGATTTCGACCCCAGTGTCTATAACGATGCAATCCGTGGACAGCATTTGATTGCCATGAAAGCGTTAAGGCAAAAATTCCATATCAGCGAAGAGTTTACACACGTTGAAAAAGGTCTTCCTGAAGAGGTGATCCCAGATCTGGCTGAGCACCTGAAAGCCGGAGTTGTAGTATTGGGAACGCTTGGCAGAACGGGAATTTCCGCCGCGTTTATCGGTAATACCGCAGAACATGTGATCGATCACCTTAAATGTGACCTGCTGGCGCTTAAGCCTGAAGGATTCAACTGTCCGATCGTTTTGGATGTAAATGACGAACACAATGATTAG
- a CDS encoding cysteine hydrolase family protein yields the protein MSKPALIIIDLQNDYFPGGAFPLANTETTLSAVVKAIGKAKAKGIPVVHVQHIADPKQGIAPFFNKGTDGVKIHAKILAAAPDAPVIIKHFADSFEATQLHETLQQLGVDELILCGMMTQNCVTHTALSRRSDDYQKVTVLTDASTTVSEMLHGIALHALSTRVALASLDEALA from the coding sequence ATGAGTAAACCAGCGCTGATTATTATCGACTTACAAAACGATTATTTCCCAGGCGGGGCATTCCCATTAGCCAATACCGAAACCACCCTTTCTGCTGTCGTGAAGGCAATCGGCAAGGCTAAAGCCAAGGGGATCCCTGTTGTTCACGTACAACATATAGCTGATCCTAAACAGGGCATCGCTCCCTTCTTTAACAAGGGGACAGATGGTGTCAAAATCCACGCTAAAATTTTGGCTGCTGCCCCAGATGCACCTGTAATCATTAAACATTTTGCGGACAGTTTTGAAGCCACACAGCTGCATGAAACATTGCAACAATTGGGTGTAGACGAGCTGATACTTTGCGGCATGATGACACAGAATTGCGTCACCCATACTGCGCTGTCTCGACGTTCAGACGACTACCAGAAAGTGACAGTATTAACTGATGCATCAACGACAGTCAGTGAAATGCTGCATGGCATTGCCTTGCATGCTCTTTCCACCCGGGTAGCATTAGCTTCTTTGGATGAGGCTTTAGCCTAA
- the fabV gene encoding enoyl-ACP reductase FabV has protein sequence MIIKPKVRGFICTTTHPVGCEANVRRQIAYTKAQGKITNGPKRVLVIGASTGYGLASRIATAFGSSAATIGVFFEKAGTESKPATAGWYNSAAFDKAAKEEGLYAKSVNGDAFSNECRAKVIELIKADLGQIDLVVYSLASPVRKMPDTGEVVRSALKPIGEVYTTTAIDTNKDQIITATVEPATEEEIQNTITVMGGQDWELWMSALEESGVLAEGAKSVAYSYIGTDLTWPIYWHGTLGRAKEDLDRAATAIRGDLVAKGGTAHVAVLKSVVTQASSAIPVMPLYISMAFKIMKEKGIHEGCIEQVYRLMRNRLYSDDMPLDDHARIRMDDWELRDDVQQACRDLWPSITSENLSELTDYTGYKQEFLRLFGFGLEEVDYDADVNPDVRFDVVEL, from the coding sequence ATGATTATCAAACCTAAGGTTCGCGGTTTTATCTGCACCACCACTCATCCAGTGGGTTGCGAAGCCAATGTTCGTCGTCAGATTGCCTATACCAAAGCGCAGGGCAAGATTACCAATGGCCCTAAACGTGTGTTGGTGATCGGTGCATCTACCGGTTATGGTCTGGCTTCCCGAATTGCCACTGCGTTTGGTAGCAGTGCCGCTACCATCGGCGTGTTCTTCGAGAAAGCCGGCACCGAGAGCAAACCAGCCACTGCGGGTTGGTATAACTCAGCCGCCTTTGACAAGGCAGCAAAAGAAGAGGGGCTTTACGCGAAAAGCGTGAATGGCGACGCTTTTTCGAACGAATGCCGCGCCAAGGTCATTGAACTGATTAAAGCCGATTTAGGCCAAATCGATCTGGTAGTTTACTCACTCGCATCGCCAGTACGTAAAATGCCTGACACGGGTGAAGTGGTGCGCTCAGCGTTGAAACCTATTGGTGAGGTTTATACCACCACAGCAATTGATACCAATAAAGATCAAATCATCACCGCAACGGTTGAACCTGCAACTGAAGAAGAAATCCAGAACACTATCACCGTTATGGGCGGGCAGGATTGGGAACTTTGGATGTCAGCCTTGGAAGAATCCGGTGTGCTGGCTGAGGGTGCCAAGTCTGTCGCTTACTCCTACATTGGTACCGACCTTACTTGGCCAATCTACTGGCATGGTACGTTAGGCCGTGCCAAAGAAGATTTAGATCGTGCTGCAACGGCTATCCGTGGCGATTTGGTGGCTAAAGGTGGAACCGCTCATGTTGCTGTGTTGAAATCCGTTGTCACCCAAGCTTCTTCAGCGATCCCTGTTATGCCACTGTATATCTCTATGGCATTTAAGATCATGAAGGAAAAGGGTATTCATGAAGGGTGCATAGAACAGGTTTACCGATTAATGCGTAATCGTCTGTATAGCGATGATATGCCGCTGGATGATCATGCACGTATCCGGATGGACGATTGGGAATTGCGTGATGATGTGCAACAGGCCTGCCGCGATTTGTGGCCGTCAATCACTTCAGAAAATCTGAGCGAACTGACCGACTATACGGGCTATAAGCAAGAATTCTTGCGCTTGTTTGGTTTTGGTTTGGAAGAAGTTGATTACGATGCGGATGTTAACCCAGACGTACGCTTTGATGTTGTTGAACTCTGA